Within the Nitrospiraceae bacterium genome, the region TAACCGGTGCAGCCAGTTCTACCGCGCGTTTGGCATTGATCCGGCCATACCCGTATAAGGTGCTATGGCCGTTGGTGTCATATTTGCCAGCGCTTGGATCAATTTGATCACACGAGCGTCTGAGCAGATCCTTGACTTCATCCCATCGCAGGGAAGGGTTGCGAGCGAGCATGAGGGCGGCCACCCCTGCGACACCGGGACATGCGCTTGATGTGCCGCCAAAATCGTTGACATAATTGCCTGCCGCATCGCCTCGACTGACTTGTCCGGGATTATATCCTGCGGATGCCGAGCGATCGGTGGTCCAGATTCCCGGTATGGGGAGAATCGTATCGTTGCTGGGAAAGGTACACCAAATGGCCTTGCCGAAATCGCTATAGGCACTTCTTTTCCCTTTGGCGTGACAGGCGGCCACGGCAATCACTTTTTCATAACTGGCATAACCATCGTTATCGACACTTTCGTTGCCGTTTCCGGCAGCCCAGGTAATCACACACCCTTTCCCATTGCGTCCATTTGCGACGGCCCAATCAATAGCGAGGCGAGTGGAATCCGGCAGGGGCACGACGGTGTGATGGAGCGGATCGCGTGGATCCCACCAGGCGCCATCCTCCGGCCCCCAGCTGCAGGAAATGACATCTGCGCCGTGTTGGGCGGCCCAGATAAATGCATCAGCCTCGGCTTGTGAGCCTAACGGAGATACATACCGGATGGCCATTAACCGGGCTTTGGGAGCGACTCCGGAGGCACCATGAAAACCGTTGCCGGTGGCGACGCCCGCACAGGCGGTTCCATGATTATCCCGGCTGCCGGGTCGAGGATCATCAGTGGCGCGTGTTACGTCGCGAGGAGCGATAAGTTTTCCTGAACCGGCAAACTCTTCGTGATCAAGATCCATGCCGTCATCAATGATGGCAACAGTGATATTTTCTCCCTCACTGAGTGCCCAGGCGGCCTCCACGTTGGCATGGGCATCATAGACCGTTCCATCAATCGTGGTCTTTTTTAAATGCCATTGTTGTGGGAACGCTGTGCGCCATCCCATTTGTCTGACAAGTTCAGGGTGGCAGAGCTCCACATGTTTATGCTGCAAGAGACTCTCGGCTATGGCAAACACTTTCTGTCCTGTGCCCTCCGGCGCTTCGATAAAGAAGGTATTGCGAGCATATTCCAACACCCGTTTGATTCCGAGTCCTGAGGCTTTTAGGATTTTCCGACAAGTGGATTCCGCCAGGTCATCATCAAATTTAGCAAAAAGATTTTCGGTATATAGAACAGGTTGTTTTGATTGAGGATCGACCAGGACCCGTCCGGCAAATTGGACGTCTTTTACCGATTGTATGGTGGTGCGGATGGCTCCTCGGGCGCTTGCGCGTCGAACGGCTTGGGGATATCGAAAGATTTCCACGCCGGCATGGTGGAACCGGTGCACGGGCTCAAGATTGTCCAATGCCTGCCGGGCTCGCGTGGACTGAGCGGCGGCTTCCAATGGTCGACGACTCTGCGTTCGCACCACCACGAGCTCTTCATCGGGTTTCAGTTTGAACGCTTTCCCGTTTTGTCCTCCATAACGAAATGACAGCATGGGTGTTCTCCTTCTGTTTGACTACACAATGATGCGTGGACTTGCTTCGCATTCCTTCGTAGAATGGCTCATGGCTGTGAACGATCTCTTTCCTGCCTTTCCTCTAAGGATGAGGGTAGAGGCCCAAGCCTTGTCCCGTGTCTATGTTCGTGAATCTGACTGCTTTGCGGTTCATGGGCCAGTGCCTCCGGCCTTGAACTCTTCGGTGTTGTACTCTTTTAATGATCCGGTCATCAACGTGTGCCGAGGTGAGGTTTCGGCCTTGTCGGAGTTTCCTTCCGACCTGATAGTGACACCGGTCTATCGTCTTGAGCCCGATGGTCCGCAAGGAGTGCCGTCCGGCAATGTGTTTATTCGTTTCCGGCCACAGATTTCCGTCGAGGTTCGGCAAAAAGAAATTGAAGCGTGCGGCTTCTCCATTTGTGAATCGCTTTCCTATGCACCTCACGCCGCATGGCTTCGAAGTCAGGATGGAAATATTGCCACGTCGCTTAATGGTATTGCAAAGTTGCGTGATCTCAACGATGTGGAACTCGTCGAACCGCAGATGTTGATGAGGCGGGTGGGCCGGTCATCCAATGGTCCCCCGTCGAATGCACCACCTTAAAGGGCTTTCTTCGAATAATCGTGTCGATATCGGACGGTAGGGGAATCTGAAGGGAGGGGGATTCGTTGGCGGGCATGGTTGGTGATTTCGCCAAGCGCTTTTACCACCCAATTGTCCGGTTGCAAGGCTCCGACGATTGTCACCGGAGTCCCTTCTTCAGCAAGATGAAAGACGGCATCCATATCTGCATTAAGGAGAGCGACGCAGCCATTCGTCGTGCTGTTGCCATCAGGTTGTTGGCCATGAATTTCAATGAGGCCTCCGATTCCGCGATGTGCCGGCAAGCCTCCCTTGCTCTTGGCTTCCAGGAAGCGTTGACGATGGGCATTGGTTGGGTAATTGAGTAAGAGGGCTTTATGAAATTTGGTGAATCCCGGTCCTTTCTTCTGCAGGATACGAAACTGTCCCTCCGGAGTCGCGCCGTCCCCTTCCTGCAACTTGTCCTGAAGTCCTGAAAAGCCGAGATCAATAGAAAAACGGCGAAGGGGTTTTCCATTCCGATAGACTATGAGATGGCGGGAGGCTTTAATGACCACGATAGCCGTGCCACCTGTCCTTGAAGACCAATCCAGGGTGTTGGCGACCCAATGGTTCCATTTGGCCAGTTGTGAGACGGTCCCATACCGTTTCATTTGGGAAATGGCTTGACCCTCGATGGGTGCAAGAGATTCTCTTGCTTGTCTAAGGAGAATATGCGCTTGCTTGCCGCTGTCTTCTGCGAGTCGAGAGTCTGCCTGATTCAGCAATCCCTCTGTTACCGATAGGTTCCGTAGGTTTCGTCGAACATCAAATATACCGGTTAATGCACGGAGACGGGTGACTTGGCGACGTTCCGTCTCCAGGGCAGTTGTCAGTTGCTGGTGCCGGGTGAATTTTTGGTGTGTGGAGGCTTTAAGAAGGGTCGAGCCTTCTTGCAGCATGTTTTGGTAGGCTGCCTGAAGCGTATAGGTGTCGGTGGTGGGCCACCAACGTGCTTGTTCTCTCCGCCATTGCGTTCGAAGCGTGATGATGTCCAGGTGAAATGCGCGATATCGTTCCGGGAAATAGGCTTCCGCCCCAAGGCTCCAAGCCTGGCGGTCAAGGGATTCAAGCTGAGATGGGAAGACTTCGGGAAGGCGATCTGCCTGCCACCAGGCAACAATCAGGAAAGAAAGCATGATGAGAGCTCCAGCCGCCAGCCAAACGGCTGGTCGTTTGGCTGGTTGTCGGCCAGAGCCCCATCCTCGCATGTGTTAGGCCTTCTTGTGTTTTCCTGTCTTCTGAATGGCCTGTGCGACCTGTTCATTCACGCGGGCTGCTAAGGCTTGAACGGATTCGGCTTTAGCCTTGACTCCTATAAAGTCTTCCATGGCCATAATGGCGTCAATTTCAGCAAATGTGGTTTCTGCGGCTTGTAGATCGCCACGTAAGGCTTGCAAATCGGCCTGGGTTCCCTTGCCCGTTGGCGCTTGCGCCAACTGATTTTTGGCTTCCTCTAATGAGGTTTTGGCGAGTACCACGGCACCTTCCGCCTCGGTCTTCACCATTTGTTTGCTTGCGATGGCTTCGGTTTTGGCTTTTTCGGCATCCGCTACGACCTTTACTAAGATGGCATTCGCCGCATCATAGTTGCGGGTCATGACAAATGTATCGTCCTGCGCTGCGATTTCTTCCTGGGCTTTTTGATATTCGTCCTCCGCAACACGCAAGGATTCAGGAGCATATTTCTCCGCGCCGGCTTGCTTGGCAGCCTGAAGGGCTTGCAAGGCCGAGTCAGTCCCTTGAATGGGTTTTTCGGCGCAGGCCATAAGCATGGTGCCTAATGCCAATACGAGCGTACCCGTTTTCAATAATTGAATCACGTTTCCCATGTTTGTCAATTTCCTCCTTTATGAGTGAGAGAGAAGATTCCCTCCCCGTTGGTTATGGTTGTACGAGCCTGGCCCATGGTTGGTCAAAGGAGTGAATTCCCTGCCTCGTTCATGAATCCCGCTGATTTGTCTGGAAAGTCCCGCGTTGGTTTATCTGCGGAATGTTTGGGTAAGACATTTCAGATACAAGAGGCGTGAGTTCTTTCGTTCCCTTCCTGTTTCCTGAGCGGCCTTTTCTTCAAGTATAGATTTAATGAGCAAAGAAGATGCCAAAGGATTGTGACCACAAAAGACGAGAATAAGAAGAATGGACGGCTAAAAGACCCATTTTGGCATGCAAAATCAGGCAAAGGTCTGAAGCATGCGAGGTTAACCATGGACATCATGTCTGAGAAAAGAAACTTTGTCCGTGAATTTCTTTAAACTAGTCAGTGAACGAACCACTACATAATTGCCAGGACCTACAAAAGCTAGTGGTCGGTGTGATGTTGGTTGGGGGAGAGGTCCAACGTAACACCGGCCCGTTGGACTCACACTCAGGGCAAATCTTATTCAAGCGACGATCTCATCCAAACTTTCAAGGTTGGATGAAAAGGAGAGGCTTGGGCAGATATGAAGTTCAGCCTGATAGCAGGTGACGGCCAGAATGATTAACTCCGTGGCTGAAAGGGTTGCGGGGATTTGGCTTCTAAGGTGTGAGGGATGACATAGGCGTGGAGATGCGGTGCAAATAAGCGAAAGATGCGGACGGGTAAACTGCTTGTAAAGCTGAAATCCCCAGAATGCGGACCTGATACCTGGGCCGTGATGGTTCCAAAAAAACGGTCGTCAATGAGAAATACAAATGTGGCTGTTCGGGCGATGGGGCGGGATTCAATTAATCGATAGCCTCGTTCATACACTTTTTGACGATGATCCCCGGTTCCGGTTTTCCCACCGATCGAGATGGTCATACCCTTTGTGGGTGGCAAGGCGCCTTTGGCGCCGATCGCTGTACCATGTTCCACCACTTCGATAAGTTCCTGACGAAGAATTTGAGCGACCAGCGGGTTCAAAGTCTGTTCCCGGTCTGGTTCTTGAGGTACGACAAGTGTTTCAAACGGGGTTCCTTCTGCAAAGTGCAGTTGCCGAATTGTCACTGTGGGGATTTTTCTTCCCTCGTTGACCAGAATACCCATAAGTTCGGTTAAAGCCGCAGGGCGGTCGGCGGAACTCCCAATTGCGGTAGCTAACGACGGGACTAATGTGGCAAAGGGATATCCGACCCGTTTCCAGGCTTTGTGGATTTCCATGAATGCCTCTTGTTCCAGAATCAGTCGAATCCGACTATCCTGTGCCGCTTTGCGATGAGTCTTAAATAACCAGGCATACACCTCCAACAACTCCTGCTCACTGGCGCGGGCGAGTTCGGATTTGCCGGAATCGGGATGTTGCCGGAGAAATGCAACCGTCCACAATTCGAGTGGATGGATGCGGGCGACATAACCTCGATCAGCAAGGCTGAGCACGCGGGGATCAGTCTGCGTAAAAAGCCGGTCGGCTTGCTCGGGGGAAAGCTTGATGGTTGGAAATGTTTGTCGCAGAGATGTGGTGAAGGCCCGGACATCCTGCTCAGGTTCGATCGAGCGGAGGAGGACAGCCAGTCGGAGCGGTGTGAGCCGAGTTTGGGAAAGCACCAGCTGCCAGGCTTCTTCCGCCGAAAGTCCTTTGTATTTTTCGAAGAAACGATAGAGAAAAATTCGACCTTCCTGTTGGGCGAATTTTTGTAGGTATTGCCGGCGTATGGGATTGAGAGGGTCTTTAAGGACCATCGCGGTCGATCCAGGTATGGCGAAAGTGTGATACTGGACGAGATCCCGCATTAAGCGGATAAAGACTAAATTCACGGAGTGATGAAAAGCTTCTCTGACAGTAAACAGTTTCCCGTTGTCGGCTTTGTTGAAATTGGCAAAGGTATGAAGCCCGCCCCCAGTCCAAAACCGTTCGTTTGGACTCGCTGAATACTGTCGATCGAGGGCGGCTTTTAATATCCCGGAAAGGGATTGGTCTGAAGAAGTCTGCAGATAGGTTAATGTCCACCGGCTAAGTGGGTCCAGGGATTGCTGGTTGAGCTCCAAGAGCTTTTGTGGGGGGTGACCCGCATACGCGTGATGGAGGCGTTCAATGGCTTCCAGATAAGTGACCAGGGTACGAAGTTTGGCTGTGGAACCCAAATCCATTTTTGAGCCCTGATTCAGATCCAATGGCTGATTGAGGGTATCGGTTTGCACTCGAAGGAGATTGCCGTGGGGAGTTCGCTCATAGAGAGTCAGGCTATAAATGATATCCGCCGGATTCCCTTGAGCAAGCAGATGCGGTTGCGTCAGTTGGGAGTCTGTCATAAAGACGGGATCTGCCAGGTGTTGTAGGAGGGTAGTCGCTCGGAATTGGAGATCGCGGTCCAGGGTAGTTTCCACGGTGGCGTCCATATGGTCCAAGGCATAAAGACTTGGAAGCCCTAATAAATTTTGTAAATGGGCGCGTATGAAATTTGGTGCCTTTTGATCCTGAAAGGAGGTGTTGCTTGAAATCCTTGATGATGCTGGCGCAAAGACCAAGGGATAAATCAGTGCGAGGTCCCGCAAAGCAGGGGAAATAATCCCGGCCTGTGTCAGGAGGCGAAGGTAAGTATTGGTTTTCTCGTTCAGGGCATCAATGTGTGTGAGGTAATAGGAGGGTCGCCTGAGAGCGAGGAGGAGACTGACTCCTTTTTTGTAGGTGGCTGCCGCCAAGGCCATTTTTTCCAAAGATGTCGGGTCAGCGCCAGCCAGAATCTGGTCAAACCGGCTGAGGTCCATGTGAAACCAGGCCGATAGTCCATCACCGAATCCATGGATCTCCCCGGCACCAGGATACGCGCCAAGCGGGAATGAATTCATATAATCCAGGACCAAATGTTTTTGAGCTTCTTGCGTGCGTATGTCGTCGTGATAAATCCGGAGACTGGCGGCCGTTACCTGTTTGGCTTTTTCCTGAAGGGAGGAGGTTTGGCCTCGGGGAGAATGCCGGAACTTCTCCAATTGCGTAGCCAAAGTGCTTCCCCCAGGAACGTTCTGGTCGTTTTTCACCAACCGGATACCTTGCGTGAGGAATGCTTGCCCTAACCGGTCCCATTCAACGGCCGGATTGGCATAGGGACAGCAGGGATCAAGTAATTCTCGATTTTCAATGAAAAGCAGGGTTTGAACCAACAAAGGGGGAATCGCCTCAAAATTGGGAAAGACCTGCTTGGGGTCAGAAAGTTGAAACAGGTCCTGTCCATGACTATCCACAATGCGTAACCCGCTCTGAGTCTTTTCCCGATAGATGGGAGAGATTCCCAGATCGGAAATGGTCTTGAGTTCAGCCGATGGATGGGCTTGCGCCTGAATCACGAATCCTTTCTTTTGGAGCTTCGAAAGGATAGCGGGGAGTCGGGTATACCCGCGGCGTTCGTCCAAGGGGCCTGATGAGGGAAACACCGTGAGTGGGGAGGGGCCCGGTTGTACCGGGGAGGTTAGTTGAGCGGAAATTGTATGAAATAGACGGGATTGCAGCCAGGAAGTGTTCAGTTCAAATATTGCCCAGCCCAAAAAAGTCAATGTGGCCAGGAAGACAATATGCGTGGTTTGATAAGGGGGGCGAAGGCATTGGATGAGACGACCCAGGTTTCGCCATTTCTCGATTTGTTGGGAATTACCAGGTGTGGTTTCAGCGCCCACCCAAGGGGCAATAGGGGGAAAGGTCAGGGCCTTTCTTGATTGGAGAAGAGATGCCAAAAACGTCGCCGGTTTACGGAATGGCCCGGACTGTATGTAAAAGAGCATGGACATGTGATATAGGAACGTAACCCGCACTAGCTAAATGTTTCGAAATACAAATGTGCAAAAAATGTACGAAGGCTTTCCGGATTACCTAAGCTGCCCGGTATGGCCACGTGTGATAACGGAGCAGATTCATTTGATTAAAAAAGTGAATTGGTGAGCCAAGTTAGTAAAAATTCATCTGGGTGAACTTGATAAATTGTGCGCCAGAATGTTTACAGTTGTTGGTGGATGTGCTTTCCAAACAGGACAAATTGTCTAGGTTAAATCCGGATTGTGGACAAAAGGCTGTGGGTTGAGAAAAAGGAGGCAGTGTGTTGGGAAAGAGGAAGTCACAGGCAGTTAGTGTAAAGCAGGGCGATAGGTGAATAACCAATCTGCGTTCGCACAATGCGAGTTCTCCCCATTGAGTTGGAGGCCTCTGGATCTCTTCCCTATGGGAAAATATGCGTATAGGGGTTTCCAGCGACCTCATCATGTCGTCAGGGAGAAGAAAGTGGGCCAAACCTAGTTTTTGGGGGCCTGTGTGAAGGGAATGGCTGAAGCTTTTGCCTATGGCGTCTTGGGAGGAACCTGAGGAGGGAAAAGAGGTGACCCACGGAAATTCCGTGGGTCAGGTGATGAACTTTAAACGGGGAAAGACTATCCGACGAGTTCAGCCACTGGTTTTTGAAAAGACCGGAGGTTGTGTTTTCGCTGCTTAGTCCATCTGCCGGTAGTAGAGGGAGTTGGCTCAGAGTTCGGCTGAGTAGCGTGTGCGGGCTGGCTTTTACCAGTAAGAGTATCTTCCAGCTGTTGGAGTTCCTTGAGATGAGAGTGGTGTTGTTCCAATTCCCACGCAACTGCTTTTGAGAGTTGTGCCACCTGTCTGCGTAATTGGTTCATGGCGTGCTCATGGTGTAATAATTCGCTTTTGCGAGCCAGACTTATGTACCGGCTATCCACATACATCATTGGTTGATCCCTCCGTGTGTTGACGGTTGATACTTTCAGGGCATTAATCCGATTGCCCGTTACTTAAAGTAGGCAAAAGCAAACGTGTTGCCACATTTCGTTCTCTTCAGGGTTTGGTGCCTAAAGTCTTGATGATTCAATAAGTTTTGAGCACTAAATTTCCAACCGGAATATGCTCGATTTCTGAAATGGCTGGATACGGTCACTGTTTTTTACCATTAGCAAAGAATGATTCATTTATTGTTAAGCATCAAGATAAGCTTAAGTATATCTGAGGTGAAGTGCCACGAACGTGAAAAAGGTTTTCGACGAATTCAGTATTTCCCTGCCTTTCTCTTCTAATTCAACTTGGCACATTTTGTAGAATGCCTCTCATTATCGTTGCCTGACAAAAATTTTCAGATCTTGGTTCTTTTTGTGCTATTTTTATGATGTTGGGTCCTTGATTCCCCTAATCCAGAAAAAAAGGATGGGGGGTAGTGACATTGAATTTGATTTAGTTTGAGTTGTAATTGTCAGTTTTTATTATGAGATGTGCATACTTTCTTCTTTAATTTCTTTTTAAGGATAAGTGGTGCAATCGGCTCACAACAATATTTTCTTTTTTGGGGAAAGATCTTTCCATGAGTCAGAAATCATAATTCAACCACTGAATTTGTGGTTGACAATCCCGCAAAAGTCAAAAACTCCAGAAAATCTATTGAAATCCGATTGGTTATTAAGTTGAATTCGGTCTGAGCATTGTTGGATTAATAATTCACCGAATCATTAACAAGACATACGGGATGTCCAGCCAAAAACTATCTTCAGCGCAATTTCGTCTGAAATTGCTGAATCTCATGACTCAGAAGCATCATTGGGCCTGGTCTCAATTCGTTGGGCCAACCATCTCCAAGGCGCAACTCAAAATTCATTATCAACAAGAGTATGCCGTCTATGTCCGGGACTTCCCCGTTTTTCTGGCGCGTATTCATGGGCAAAATCCTCCGTTAGAAGTCCGAAAAATGTTAGCCGAAAATATTTATGAGGAAGATACCGGGATGCTATCATTGGGGACTTCACATCCTGAACTCTTTTTGAGAATGATGCAGGGTTTAGGATTTCGCTCACGCGAATTTGAGGAGATTCGGTTATTGCCTGCCACCCAGCGCTATCGGTCCTGGTTGGACCGGATTTCTAGTAGTTCTGATTGGGTTTTAAGCGCTGCCGTTTTCACGATCTTTGTCGAAGGCAGCGTCAATGATCGACAGGAACTCTTCCTTCCGGTTAAATCCAAAGCTCCCCGGCATATTCACGAAAAGATTGCACATCATCCCCTGGTTCAATATCAGGGGGTCTCGCACCAAGCCATGGATCTTATCCGAGCGCATCAAATGGTTGAGACCGGTCATCGTCATGATGCCTATGCGATGGTGGTTCGCTATGCCGGTACTCGTTCCCATCAAGATGAAATCCTGGCCGCGACCCAAAAAACACTGGCCCTCTGGCTGCGCTATCGTGATGGAGTGGCCCGTGCTTGTGGATTAAAGAAAAACGAGAGTGAAATCCGCCGATAAGGCGAGCGTTTCGCTTGCTATGATTAAAGATTAATGGAAGACGGAAATGATTTTAATCTGGATCTTTTCTGACATTTCCTCCACAATAGACTTTTCCAATTTTGAAGCAGGAGGGAAAAGACATGGCCACGATTGGGCAATTCATGACACGGAATCTGAGTTTTGTGACTGAAGATGCCAGTATTCAGGAAGCGGCGACACATATGCATAACCAGCGGATTGGTTCCTTGTTGGTTAAGCAGGAGTCTGAATTTTCCGGAATCGTGACTGAAACGGATGTCGTGCGCGCGGTCGCTGAACACCCTGCCCAAGTTGAACGCTTGAAGGTGAAGGAACTGATGTCCAGCCCGATCATCACCGTAGACAGAAATATGTCTGTCCATTATGCCCGGGATCTCATGGCCGATCGGAAAATACGCCATTTGGCTGTCACCGGAGAAAATGGAAACATCGTCGGTATTATATCGGTGCGAGACCTTTTGGCCTATTTTAAAACCGTTGCGAAGGACCTCAAGATACCTGAAGAGGATAGGTGAACTTGCTTATCCCTAATCAGGAAAATTTTAGGATCTCTGAAATGATGACTGGTGATGAGGTATTTCTGTTAAACTTACTCGATTTTTGCTGCTTCGGCTTGTTGAATCTGGAGGGAGAGACGCTCTTCTTCCTGTCGAATGCGCGTTATCCGTTGTTCAATCCAGGGGCCGATGTGTTCTTTTTTTGATTTGGCTTGAGCTTCCAATACAGTAATTTCCTCCCGAATTGCTTCACGTTGCTCTTTTAGTGCTTCGATCTGTGCCATGACATCGGCTTTGTCAAAGATCAGTGATTCAGGATTACTCTCCACCATCTTTTCTTCTGCATGCGGCAATTCGGAAGATTGGGGGGGCAAAACCCGAATGCCATCCTCCAACCGGCGTTGATTCATGACCACAGGGGAAACAATTTCGATTCCCGCACCATGCAGCGTGGTGAGTATTTGTGCGCGAAGGTTCGATCGTGCACTGAGCAATTGCTTGACCTCACTTAAAAACCCGGACACTCGATAGGTGACCGAATAATCCCCAAGTTCCATAATATGGACAAACGGGTCTTTGAGTTTGGCGGCAAGGGCGGCATCCGATAAGAGTTTTTCAATGGTCTTGTGGGAGATATCATATCCTAACGACACCGTGGCGGAGACAATCGTGCCTGAGGAACGAAGGACGGTAATCGGATGAGAAACTAAAAATAAGTTGGGAAGAGTCGTGAGGTCGCGTTCTTCTGTTTGTATTTCCGTGTGAAACAAGCCTCGTTCTGTGACCCGTCCGAATTGATTTTCCACGCGAAGAAAATCACCCAACCGAAAACTTTTCATCCCCTTCAACATAAAGCCTGCCAGGGCATTCGAGACGAAGGTCGTGGAAGAAAGGGTAATGACCGCTGTGATCAGCAGCGCCAATAACTGGAAAAGCTCTTTGTGAGTTTCTTTGTCGAGAGGAAGGGCCAGGAGAATAAGAACAACTCCGATGCCCACCAGCAGCAACATTCCTACACGGGCTGAAAATCGGTCTTCCTCCTTCAGTCCGCCATTTCGGCGGAAGAAGAACCAATGGGCCACCCATAAACCTGTACTGACCAGTGCGAGGACGAGTAAAATTGGGAAAAATTTCGGGAGGGTATCAATAAAATGGTCAAGAAGGGCCATAATGTTAAGCAGACTGTACGCCACATTATGCCCGAATTTGCGGGTGGGATAAAGCCAAAAAAGAAAAAGAATGAACGGGAAGAACCGATGCTAAAAAGCGTCCTCTTCGAATTCCTGTCTCTGCCTAGTAGCGTGAGTGCAAGGTTCTCCCTTGAGAACACCCGAAATAATGCCAAAACAACTTTAGGCAAACCAGTTAAGATGTCGTGAGGCTATGGCATCGGCCACGGCGGTGTGTAGTTTTTTCCGATCGACCGGTTTGACCAAATAATCAATTATTCCTTGTTTCATGAGCTGCGTGGCCAGATCGATATCGGGAAACCCGGTCAGGACGATCAACGGCAGGCTGGGGTATTCCCGTTGAAAATATTTTATGGCTTCTATGCCATTGATAGTGGGCATCCGAATATCCGTGATGATGACATCAATCGCCACCGGATGTTCTCCTTCGTTGAGAATACGGATGGCTTGCGCGCCGTCTTCCGCGTCCACCACGTAATAGCCGTCTTTTTCCAATGCCATTCGAACGACTTTGCAAATAGCGGCTTCATCATCAACGACCAGGACTCCGCCCCGATAGCTCTGGCCGGAAAACATTCCTGCGGTTCGTTGAGTCGTGTCTGGTACGTAATTCGTGTTCATGGCAAATCCTCCTTGACGCCTCGCATACAGAGATATGGTCTTTCTGCCCCGACAAAACAGATGAATCCTTGTGGATGTTACAAAGCATTCATAGTCATCAGTTCCTGGCAACCAGTGTGCCTTGAAGGGCTGATAAGGAAATATGGTCCTCTCTTGGAAAATAGTCCTGAAAATTAATAGGAAAAATGGAAAGGATGATTGGAGTATTTATGGCTAAGAGAAGAGATAGTCAATGAAGTGGTCTACGGAGGATTCACCGCGCACCCATCGTAGACATTGCACGTGTGTGAATGGGTGCGTCGTGTGGGGTCAGATGATGGGCTTCCGAGCGATCACGGAGGTGGTGGAATGGTACAACGCCCAATGGGTAGAGTCCTGTGAAAGTCTGACATATACTTGAATGTCTTTGGGTGAACATAAGCCGGTTTTTACATATTCCTGTTCGAGTACCAGAGCCGATTCCGCCATCACGGTAGCCATTGGCGAATTTCCAGGACAGAGATGCATATGGGATTGAGCCCTGACGATATGGAATCCTGCTTCTTGCAGTTTGTGCGGAAGCCGCAGGGCATAGGCCGGATCTAATCCGAGATTGATGAACATCTGGCACATGGCTCGGTTCACCCTTCCTTGCGGGGTCTTTGGCTCTGGTTCTGGCAATGTTGCCGAGGTGAAGTCCGGTTCTTCCAAGAGTGCCCAGCCTCCTGGCTTGAGGAGAGCATACATTTTTTCCAGTATGGTCCTCTCCTCTTGATTATGAATCAAAACATACCGGCTATGAAGGAGATCAAAGGATTGTTCCAAGGGGACATCAAGAAAGGAGCCTTGGTAAATCTGAACAGGAGGAGAACCAACCTTGTGAAGATACGCGATTTTCTTGTCGACACCCACTGCCAGTCCTGTCGGTCCTACCTGATTTCCCATCCAACGCAAAATGGATCCTGCCCCTGCGCCCACCTCCAGACAA harbors:
- a CDS encoding S8 family serine peptidase codes for the protein MLSFRYGGQNGKAFKLKPDEELVVVRTQSRRPLEAAAQSTRARQALDNLEPVHRFHHAGVEIFRYPQAVRRASARGAIRTTIQSVKDVQFAGRVLVDPQSKQPVLYTENLFAKFDDDLAESTCRKILKASGLGIKRVLEYARNTFFIEAPEGTGQKVFAIAESLLQHKHVELCHPELVRQMGWRTAFPQQWHLKKTTIDGTVYDAHANVEAAWALSEGENITVAIIDDGMDLDHEEFAGSGKLIAPRDVTRATDDPRPGSRDNHGTACAGVATGNGFHGASGVAPKARLMAIRYVSPLGSQAEADAFIWAAQHGADVISCSWGPEDGAWWDPRDPLHHTVVPLPDSTRLAIDWAVANGRNGKGCVITWAAGNGNESVDNDGYASYEKVIAVAACHAKGKRSAYSDFGKAIWCTFPSNDTILPIPGIWTTDRSASAGYNPGQVSRGDAAGNYVNDFGGTSSACPGVAGVAALMLARNPSLRWDEVKDLLRRSCDQIDPSAGKYDTNGHSTLYGYGRINAKRAVELAAPVIPTPTTVHTSTAIIPIRDLQTSQLSLQVAETTPLTSVKIGVDIEHSYIGDLIIKLVPPNSTGVSSIVLHNRIGGGTDNIHTTYDVTTTPDLLAFVGKIPKGKWSLTVQDKEKLDTGRILQFSVTLVF
- a CDS encoding DUF4398 domain-containing protein, with protein sequence MGNVIQLLKTGTLVLALGTMLMACAEKPIQGTDSALQALQAAKQAGAEKYAPESLRVAEDEYQKAQEEIAAQDDTFVMTRNYDAANAILVKVVADAEKAKTEAIASKQMVKTEAEGAVVLAKTSLEEAKNQLAQAPTGKGTQADLQALRGDLQAAETTFAEIDAIMAMEDFIGVKAKAESVQALAARVNEQVAQAIQKTGKHKKA
- a CDS encoding L,D-transpeptidase — encoded protein: MRGWGSGRQPAKRPAVWLAAGALIMLSFLIVAWWQADRLPEVFPSQLESLDRQAWSLGAEAYFPERYRAFHLDIITLRTQWRREQARWWPTTDTYTLQAAYQNMLQEGSTLLKASTHQKFTRHQQLTTALETERRQVTRLRALTGIFDVRRNLRNLSVTEGLLNQADSRLAEDSGKQAHILLRQARESLAPIEGQAISQMKRYGTVSQLAKWNHWVANTLDWSSRTGGTAIVVIKASRHLIVYRNGKPLRRFSIDLGFSGLQDKLQEGDGATPEGQFRILQKKGPGFTKFHKALLLNYPTNAHRQRFLEAKSKGGLPAHRGIGGLIEIHGQQPDGNSTTNGCVALLNADMDAVFHLAEEGTPVTIVGALQPDNWVVKALGEITNHARQRIPLPSDSPTVRYRHDYSKKAL